GATGGTGGACACTTTGCCGCCTCAGATCACAGTCAACAAGAAGCACCGTCTGTTTGTAGTCTTTAGCAAGAGCAAAGGCAAGATTTATCGCAGTTGTGCTTTTACCTTCTCCAGGCAATGCACTTGTAACCATAATAGTATTTCCTGTTCCGTGTTTTGTCATCTGAAGTATGTGTGTGCGCAATACCCTATAAGAATCCATTTCAGGTGTTTCACTCTGCATTGCAATGCACCTGTTTTCCATACAAAATTCAGTATCCAGTTCAATAGCACGAGATTTTGTATATGTATGGGAAACCCAGCCTGCCTTCTGTTTTTCATCATCACTTACATATGTTTCATGTAGCATTGATATGGCTGGTTCATCATTACGAGACATCTTTTTCTTAATCTTTTGTAAAAAATCGTTTACCATTTCTTTCATCTCATTGCCCTCTCTTTTACAGCTTTCTTGATAATCTGGCCCAGAAAACATCAAGATCCATTATAAAAAAATGGAAAATCAATACAGCAATAATGACAGAAGCCGTTACACTGATAATGATAATTTTTTTTCTTCGTTTTTGCTGTAATATATCCGATTTAGTAATAATTTCAGGAATACTTGCCAGTACAGGTATTGGAATAATTCCACTTAATTCCCTTTCACTTCCCACTGAGTGATCCATATATTCTTTCATAGATATTGTACCCACACCTGACCCGATTCCAAGAAACACGCCTATTAATATAATGACCGGAATTTTTGGTTTAATAGGTTTTTCAGGCAACCGCGGAGGGTCAATTATGGTAAATTTTTCACCCATCTGTTCCTTTTCAAGCCCCTGAGCAACTTTTGCCTCCATTGTTTTCTTTATGAGATCATCATATTTTATTTGGATATTATTCCGTTCAACCATCAAGCCCTTGCTTGTTTCCTCCACCTTTGCAGTTGACTCAACGCGGTGTTGATAATCATCTTTTTTCCTCTGAAGTTCCTCGATTTGCCTTTTGGCAGAATCAATTTCAGAGACAGTGCCTGCCAATTGTGATGCAAGGGTTACATAAGCCGGATTGTCTGCCTGATCCATGTCTACGAGGGATGGCATCCTTTGCGTTGTTCCACTATTGTCTTTTATTGCATTTTTTTGCCTTTCTTCAATTTTGGCAATTGTTGCTTTAATTTTTATTACATCTGGATGTTTGTCTGAGGCACGGCTCGTAAGATCTGCGAGTCTTGCTCTTAGTTCTCTAAGCAGATTTTTATCCTGAGTTGATGCATCGCTTGGAATGCTTGCAAGCTGGGTCTGGAGATAGCCTTCTTTTTCTCGTAATGTTTTCAATTGATCCTTAAGCTGGTCAATCTCGCGGTCTATCCTATCCAAAGTTTGCAGATTAATTCCGAGAAGCTCCGGTAATGTATTTGTGTGCTTTTCTTTGAATGATGCGATGTCGGCATCATGTTTCGTCAACTGTTCCTGGAGAACATCTGCCTCATCTCCAAGAAATTTTGATGCACCTGCTGTCTGTTTTTCTCTTGTCTTTAAATTTTCCTCTAAATAGAAAGAGCTGATGACATTTGCCACCATTAAAACCTGCTCAGGGATTTTACCGTCATATGAAACTGTAAATGCGATAGTAGCAGACGTGGGCCTCCCTGTTCTTCGGTCTACCACCTCAGCGCTTATTGGCTTTAATATAATATCCTTACGCATCTGATCAACAACTTCCTCAATTGTCCACTTCTTCTTCTCTTCAGGATAAAGATTAAAACGGTTTATTATTTCAAGTAATTTTGTGGAACTCATTACCCTCTGATTTATGGTCTGGAGTCTTTGCTCTGCGTAACTCGTTACAGTGGCCATAACCAATTCGCGAGGTATCTCCTGTTCTTCGATTAGAATTGTTGCTTCAGATCTGTATATGGGTGGTAAAACAACGGCGACAATTACAGAAATAATAGAACAGGCAAGCAACGGAATAATTAAACTCCACTTCCGTTTCTTAACAATTTTGACGTAATCACCGACATCCATTGAAATATTATTCATATGTGCTCCTCTTGTTGAAACTGCTTGATTTATTATTCAAATAATTTATGTTGTGCATATAATCGAATCATAAAAATATTTCTATCAGCATCCATTCTGTACATATTGTTATATACTTTTGTATAAGTATAAGAAGATTCTATGGAAATATCCTTTGAAAATTCATAACGCAACGAAGAAGAGATGTTGAATGTCTCTGTATCAGTCTGTTGCGTTGCAGATAATTCATTATCACTTGACTTATTCTTGAAGTATGATGCGTTAAAACCTCCAGAGAGTTCGTACGTAAATCGTTTTGTTGCCGATATGGAAAAGCTTGTACGTTCTACAGTGCCTATTTGTCCTGAAGCAGTTTGAAGGTCTCGCATCAATGAAAAAGTTGCACTTGTTTTTTCACCCTTATAGTTCAGCGAAATAGTACCGGTTCCGGCTGTCCCATAAGTATTTATTTCTTCTGTCCATGTAACAATAAAAGGGAATACAACTTTGCCCATTAGTACATTATATTGAGAATGAGTATAGCGCATACCCCCATCAATTGAGATACTCCATAGTTTATTAAGCTGACTGCTTATGCCAATTGTCCCCATGTAACTATCAACAGACATACCGGTGGAAATATAATGAGAAAAACCGAAGTTTGCCTGGCTCTTTGTTTCACGGAAAAAAGCGCTTAAATCATGGATGAACCCTAAATTAAGTGAATTGGTCTCCGTATCAGTATATTTTGCCGAATCCCAACTGTCTTTTGAGTAATTATATGTTAGATTTGCTGATGTTTTCTCTGAAATAGTATAATTTCCGGAAAAACCATAATTTTGTCTGTTACGTGTAGCAGTACTCATGATAAGACCTGTTGTCAGAACGTCACGGTCAGGACTGGAATCCCTTATATATCCTCCTTGTCCGCCAACACTTATTCTGGGAGTAAGTGCATATTGAAGATTGCCGCGGTATGTCTGATCTATAGCATTCAGTTCGGTATTACTGGCATAATATCTCTGATCTATTTTACCAAGAAAACTCGTTTCAATCCTTTCAGTTTTTCTGGCTATCTCAATTTGCGGGGTTATGGTACTTATCAAATCATGTTCTGAACGCTGTGTACTATATGAAAAAAATATATTATCATTATATTCCTGTTTTAATGCAAGCGAAGGAACAAGCCTGAGTTCACCAGCAGATGCTGATCCTGATAAAATAAAAAACAATAAAAGTATTGTTACAGATGCATAATATCGTACAACTATGTTATTTTTCGCCATCACAGCATTTTTGAATATGTTAAGGAACAACAATTACATCACCATTTTTTATTTGTATGTTCTGTTCAAGTTTATTCCCATCCGCGACATCATCATATCTGAATTTGAAGATATGTGTTTTATCACCATCGGTACGAAAAATTTTTATCTTGTTACTCTTAGCAAAAGGGTTCAAACCTCCGGCAATAGACAATGCCTGCAAAACGTTAACATAGGCATTAACCGGAAAGCGCCCCGGATTATTAACCCGGCCTATCACATAAATAAGCATGCTGTTTGCCTGTTTTACCTCGATTGAGACTACTGGTTCAGGAACATAAGGCGAAATCTTTTCCGTCATCTCCTGTTTCAACTGATCAATTGTCTTCCCGGCGGCAATTATCTGACCTATCAAAGGAAATGATATTTTACCATCAGGCAGGACAATCAATGTTTTAGTCAGGGCGTCATCTCTCCATGCAGAGATTTCCAATAGGTCTCCAGCGCCTATAATATATGATATACCTGTTTTAGCTGGTTCGGCCGCTGTTTTATCTGATACAGCCGTTGTTTTGATGTCCTCAACAACAGTTTCTTTCTCGTCTTCCAAAGCTTCTTGCTTTTCCTCAACATCCTTATTTGATGAAACATCAACTTCCTGTTTTGTATCCCCGGTATCAGCAGGGTTTATGATAACCGCTGTATTCGCCTTTTGAGATGCTATGTTTTCATGATTCCCTGATGTCTCAATGATGGTCTGAGTATCTGTGGTTTTAGGCGTGTTGATAACAATTGCCTTTTGTGATGTACTACACGATGATATAAAAAACAATGCAAGCAATGATAAAATGAACGTATACCTTCCATGTTGCATTATTGTAACCTCCTTATTGTTAACGTAGAATTTTAATATATGAATAATACATTAGACTGTCAATATAGAAAAGAAGAAAACGTAAGCAATTAAATTCATTAACTTCGTCATACCGGTTTTCACCGGTATGACGAACTTGCGACTTCATGCCGGATAAAGTCCAGCATGAAGTCCGATACCCTGCTTCGGGGTGACCACATTCCCTCGCCCCTTGAGGGAGAGGGCAGAGCCTGCCCCGTACTTGATACGGGGGGGATAATCATGAAAGTTACAGTTTTCCTAATATCTTACGTGCCTCTTCTTTCCCCTGAAAATCTTCTTTGGCATTCACAGCTTTATTTAGTTTTTCTTTTGCTTCGTCAGGTTTCTTAAGTTTGTACATGACCATGCCCATGTGGTAATTAATTGTGGGATTGTCGGGATTTTTGGAGATTGCCTTGCCTATTATTTCAGCCGCTTTGTTGACATCGCCCTTCATATAATAAACCCATCCTATAGTATCAAGGATTGCCGGATCATCAGGGTGTTGTTTGTTTGCATTCTCTACCAATGTAAGGGCTTTATCTAAATCCTTCTTACTCTTGCCGTGTTCACTGAGTAAGAATGCCAGGTCGTTTGCAGCAGGCCAGAGATTAGGTCTTTTTTCAAGCACTTTTTCATAAATTTCAATAGCTTTCTTATAATCCCTGGATTGCACAAATAACTGACCCAATACCATATAAGCCGTAATATTGTTTGGATTAGCCTTTAATGATTCTTCAAATTTCTTTATTGCTGTTTCGGATTTCCCTTGAGCAAGATAAACCCGTGCGAGATTGTTATAAGGTGCAGACCAGACGGGTTGATATTCTATTGCCTTTTGGAAAGATTCTTCAGCTTTTTTATAATCCTTCTGTGTGCTGTATATCTGACCCAGGAGATTATAGGAAAAGGCATCGCCTGGGTTAACTTTTATCCTGTCCTGACAAAGAGATATGGCAACATTATGTTTTTTCTGTTCCACATAAGCTTGTATAAGCCATGAAAAGAGGGTAGGGGAGTTTGGATCCAGTCGATTTGCCTGTTCAAGTTCCGAGATTGCTGTATCCCATCTGCCCTGGCTTATATAGAGTTCGCTTAACTTGACATAGCCGAGCAGTGCCTTGTTATTTCTGCGTTTTATATCCTGGAAAACATTCTCTGCTTTTTTAAATTCCTTCATAGCACGGTAAAGGTCTCCAAGGTCTGCTTTGATTTCGAGATCGTCTGCGAAATTCTGCGTAAGCTTTATTAAATGTGCCTCAGCGTTTTTATAATCCTTTTGCATTATATAGATTTTCCCTAAAGCCCTTTGCACATCTCTCGATTTTGGATCTATGCGGAGTGCGTTTTGAAGAGTATCTATTGAAAGATTCCATTCTTTATTAGATGCGTGTGCGTCTGCAAGACGAATATAGCCCGATATAAATTGTGGTTTTTCAGTAACGACCGTTCTGAATTCCGGTATTGCCTTAACTCCATCACCCTGCTGAAGCAGAATACTTCCTTTTGTAAAATGTGCCTCCACATTCTTCGGGCTGTCTTTTATTATCTCATCAACGTATTTATTTGCTTCACCAATCTCATTCTTTGTCAGATATATTGTTGCAAGGGCGTTTTTTGTTTTTATGATGTCCGGATTTTTTGAATCCTTTTCAAGTTTAAGACATTCCTTTAATGTTGTTAAGGCTTTATCAAGCATATTGAAATTCACATATAATTCGCTTAAGGCAAAACGCAATTTGAAGCTCTTCTGGTTATATGTTAACCCTTCAATGAGTTTTTTTTCAGCGTCTTCAAATTTCTTTTTTACGATATAGAAGCTTGCCATTTGTAACCAGGAATCTTCATTTTTCTTATCAGCTGATACAAGTTTGTTAAGTATCTCCAGGGCTTTTTCTTCGTGTTTCGAGTTCCAGTATAGATCTGCCAACATTAGTTTATGACGGCCATTATTAGGCTCGATTTCTATTACTTTTTCTGCCATTTTTATTGCATCCTCAAGACGTTTATTTTTAACATAAATATCTATTAATCCAATATAAAGCATTGTTGCTTTTGGATTAGCCTCTATGCCGCTTTTCAGAGACTTTTCAGCGCTGTTAAAATCCTGTGTTGCAATATCTGTAGAAGCAAGCATGAGGAAGACATCTGGTTTTTTAATGCCATCTTTTATAAGCCCTTCGATGAACTGCTTTGCGCCCGACATATCTTTTTTGGAAAGCATTACTGCAGCCTTAAGAAGCAAGGCATCCTCATTCTTTCCATCCTCCTTGAGTACAATATCCACTTTTTCCATAGCTTTATCAGGCTGTCCAACTGCAACGAAAAGTTTACCTAACTGCGTCTGGGCTTTAATATGGTGGGCATCGAGTTCGACCGTCTTCATAAAACCACCGAAGGCGCCTTTTAAATTACCTTTCTTAAGCGAGACCATCCCGAGCATATAATAGGCTTCGGCAAATTTTGTGTCGATCTGGATTGCGTTTTTGAATTCAAGACCTGCCTTGGTATAATCACCTTTTTCATATAAAGCCTTACCTTTATTTAAAAACTTCATCTTCTTCTGTTCCGGACCCCCGCATCCGGCAATCATAATCGGTATCAGAAAAAATAAAAAGATTATTGTAAATTGCTTTTTAAGTGAATACAGTCTTATCATTGAATACCTCCTCAACATTTTTGTTCTTAATAAAATTTCAAAGGAATGAACTTTGACATAGCAATAAAATCATTATCATTATGAAGCAGCATCAATTCATGTTCCAGCACTGTCTGAGCAATAAGGCAATCGATCGTGCTTTTGACAGTAACCCCGTTTCTACGGCAAGTCATATAAATCCGTGCAGCTTGTGAAAACGAATCAATAGGGTGTTTAAGATGATAGATTTTTTGAGTAGACAGATAATCATAGAGCAGAATAAATTCTTTTTCAGATGAAGCTCCTTGCAGTATTTCTTGGAATATATAAGGATTTATACCAAATGGTATCCCCTGTTTTAGTATTGTCTCCAGTTTCATACTGCTGTTGTTTTTGATGCCTTTAAAGAAATCAATGAGAACAGATGTATCAATAAGAATCATTTCCCTTCACGCATTGACTTATAATCATAATCCTGGATAAAGGTTATTTTGCCTGCGATATCAAGCAGGTTAAGGTGCTTACGATTTTCTACAAATTCCAAAAGCGCTTTATTTATAAGATCTTTTTTTGTTTTAATTTTACTGATTCGCAAAGCTTCATCAACGAGATCATCATCAAGAATAATATTTGTTCTCATAATACACCTCCTAATGTGTATTACTATACACTCACATAAACTGTCTGTCAAGATTCAGTATTATGTTGTTGTTATTCGTGCTTTTCACATTATCCCTCTTACCACTACGACCATCAAAGCGACAATTGTGGCAAGAGTTATCCTGCCGAGTTCTCCTCTTAATTCTCCGATTAGCACCTCATAACTGAAATAAAGGGCTATGGTTTTTGCAGCAACTGCGCCCAATTCTTTATATTGAAGATAGGTTCCAGCCAGATAGGGAGCAATAAGAGCAACAAGAAGTATTAAAAAATCCATGGTAGTTGCTTTAAATCCTTTTCTTCGCTTTGTAAATCGCAGAGTCATAACAACAAAAAAGATAATTGCAAAAAAAGAAAGATTATATGGTATCGAATAAATGCCCATGTCTGACACACGTTCGTCAGTATAAGTCAAAAAAACTATTATAGGAATAAAACCATAGAGCGAAAACGTTAATACTCCTCTTAACCAGTTTCTTTTAAAAAACCAGGCGGCAACAATCAATACAATAAAGCTGATAGATATAATAGGAAAGAATTTAGGTATTTTCATGGGGAAAAAACAGGTACAAATTAGAAGTATAGGGATACCTATTTCAATACATTTGAATGGTATCTTAATTAACAAACCTTTTTCCTTTATGATGTCGGCAAAACGTCCTTTAATCGCATGATCAATAATATCAATGTGTCTGATTCTCCATGCTTTTTTGTCTGATATAAAAAAGAAACCCAGCACAAGTCCTGAGAGGATCAGATAACCGCCTAACAATACCCATTCATAGTGATATCTTAAAACAAATGCAGAAGTCACAAATAAAGTATGAATAACATATATGATAAAAACAGATTCATTATGATAAAACCCAAGACGCATGAGACGGTGATGGAAATGGTTTTTGTCCGGCTTAAAAGGAGATCTGCCATTGGCTATACGCTCCCCCATAACAGTCAAGGTATCAAGTACAGGAAAACCAAGAATGATAAGAGGTAATACGGGACTCAGTGCCGTGTCTTCCTGAGTAATACTTAATAACATGACAATAAGAGAAAAACCGAGAAACTGGCTGCCTGTATCTCCCATGAAAAGTGTAGCAGGATGGGTATTGAACCTCAGAAAACCAAAAACAGCCCCGATAAGGGATATTGCGAGAAATGAGATAATTGTATTTTCCTGAATATAAGCAAGGTACCCTATACAGCAAAGGCTGATGAGGCTTATCCCGCCTGCCAAACCATCAAGTCCGTCTGCAAGATTAATCGCATTTGTTACCCCTACTATAACAAAAACCGTTAAAGGGACGGAAATCCAGACCGGAAGCGCGTATCCTTCGGGAAGCATTGCGCCCAGGTCATCAATCTTAATATCACCATAAAAAACTATTATAAAAGATGCTAAAAGCTGTGCCCCGAATTTAACCCTGTAGTCCAATTGTTTCAGGTCGTCTATTAATCCAAATGCTACAATAATGGCAATCCCTATAGCATAAGCTTTAAAAAAAGGACTTGAATCTGCCCATAGGAAAGCTGTTGCAAAAGTTCCTATGACCATGGCTATTCCACCTATCCTTGGTATGGGATGACTGTGGACCTTCCTCTCGTCAGGCATGTCCAGGGCATGAAACCTCTCAGCAACCCGGATGAGAATTGGTATAATAGGGATAGTTACAAATAATGAAAGTAGAAAAGTAGATGATAGATAAATCAATGTTGTATCCTTGATTTTGAATTTTTAATAAAATGAAAGTACAGATAAATAATTCAGTAAATCAATTTTGAATTGTTGCTGGTAGATTTATTATTTTTTCAGCCAATTTTCTATCTTCAAACCAGGTACTCGCTGAAATTCGGATGTATTATCAGTCACAACTGTGGCATTGAGAAACAACGCATGGGAAGCAATGAGGAGGTCCATTGCACCTATAGGGGCTCCCTTTTCTTTAAGTGTTGCACGAATCCTTCCATAGATTGGGCAGGCTCCATATGGCCAATCCAGAACCGAAACATAATTCAGGAAATCCCTCAGTGCAGCTTCATTTATTTTTTTCTTCTGCGAAAGGGCAATACCATACCAAAGTTCGGCAGCAACAATACTGGATATTCCCACTTCATCCGTCGAAAGATCCTGTAATCTTGATTGCATAGCACCAGGTTTTTCCTTGATAAGGGTGATACATGCATTGGTGTCCAGCATGTACCGAATTACCACAGGAATCTCTCCTCCGGAAACGGATCCTCGATCTGCTCAGGAAAATCACCAGAGAATTTCTCTCCATGATCAAAATAGTCCTTCCAGGTTTTCTTCAAAGGGATTAAGATTAAATTCCCATCCTTTTGAAATATTCCCACCTCTTTTACGTCAAGTTGAAACTCCCTGGGAAGCCGGACAGCCTGAGAATTACCTGATTTAAACACTTTTGCTGTTTTCATGGTTTAAACACCCCTTATTGTTGATACAATAAGTATATACAACAAAACAGTAGGCGTCAATCTCATTCTGTTAACCTCGTGCCTTCATTGCATCCTGCGGTAAAACTCAACATTTATTATTTATCATTAAAAATTCAATATTAACATTGCTTTTTATATATTATTCCGGAATATAATTTTTTAATATAGGTACAATCTCCTTTGTAAAATCCTGTAGTCTTTTATCCGCGTCTTGTGGGTTTTCATTGCTGTAAACCGGTGTAATGAGTCTGACAAGCGCTCCATCAGTCCTTTGTTTTGTCAGGGCATCCCAGAAGGAATAAAATTTTACCTGATAAAGGTTTGTAAGAACCCTACCTCTTTGTGCAAACCAGTAATAGGACAATTGTTTATCGCCAGCTTTTTCCATAAAAGCACGATTCACTTTTATTAAACTGCCATCTTTAAGCTTAATATTGATGGGATCGGCCTCATTGAATTGCCATCCACTCCCCGGTAGACACGATTCCGGCGAATGGGTAGCCTCCCCTTTTCTCTGGCTTTCATAGTAGGCTGTATAAAAGTTTATACTCTTACCCTGGTTATTTTTATAGTCAACAATAGTGTAGTCGGAAAAATTTAGCACTTCTACAAACTGTTGTTCCATTATTTGCTTTGTGCCGTTCCATTCCCCTATTTTAAGCGATAATTGCGAGAGGGGTTTTTTAATAGGTATTTTCTCTCTAAATTCTATAGTCCTTGAAGCAACAAGCGTTATACCAAGAAGGACTAAGGCAACTATAAAAACAGGTTGTAGCAATGCCGCCTTCATTGAAACAGTCGCTGTGCCGGTCTGTTTCACCGCCTCGCTCTTCCCTGTAGCTTCTTTCTCACTTTCCCCTATTGTCCCTCGTCCCTCGTCCCTCGTCCTTCCTGTATCTTTTGTGTTTCCAAATTCAAGCCGTGGCGGTAATTTTCTTAAAATCCACATTTCTGCTAAAAGTATCGGTATGGTAAACATAAATACAAGCCACCCGGAAAAATCGTGAAAAAAACCTTCGGCCACTTGAGCACCCCACACGCTGTATAAAACGCCGGTGCCGGCAATGCGAAAACTGTTCATCAAAATCGCAATAGGGATAGATGAAAGAAAAAGAGCTGTTCTTTTCCAGATGTGAGCCCTAAACCAAAAGGCGAGTAAAAGACTGAGTACCATAAGTGGCATTACAAAACGCAGACCGCTGCATGCCTCAACAACCTGTAATTGGGTAAACCCAAGGTCAATAATATTCCCCTCCCTATATGCCGACATACCATACGCTTGAAGTATTAAAACTCCCAATTTTGTTGCGATCAGTTTTAATGCAAAAGTTATTCGCACATTTATAATATTAGGGAAGGGGAACATAGTAAGCATTACAAAAAAAGCAAACCACAAAACTTTAATCTTGTTCCAGCCGAAGTGTACCCATACAAGGCCAACTACAACCAGCCAGAGAGATAAATACATCGTATAATATTCTCCGCCAAGCTCTCCTAACCAAAAAAGTAAAATTCCTGCCATAAGCAGGATAAAACCTTTTTTATCAACAACAGATGGTGTACCAATAAGAGCCTGTCTATAATCCCAGATAAGATACAGAACAATAAATGGGATTAGTAAACAATGTGAATAGTCTTCTCTATCCCAATCATGAAAAACAAGCTGATTTAATGCAGAATAAAAAGTAATAACTATAAGAAAAGCATAAATGCCTGCTTTAATCCAACTTACAGGCTTGATATTCATAAGCTTACTATCTTCTAAGATATTAAATTTCCTCATATTATATCTGATTATCCTCCCTTATTCAGTATTAAGCACCAAAATAAACCAATTATGAATGTTTAATGTTTAATTTTCAATAATTTTAAAGATTTACAATCAGTGTTTCTTAAATTGTCAACGCTAGTCTTGCCCTGCATTTTTTCCATATTAAACATTCAACATTAAACATATAAAATTGTCCCTATTAAGCATTTAACATTAAAAATTCAAAATTGCCTGCCATATTCTTTCCGACGCCTTACCATCCCAGAGTTCTGGCACTGTTGCATTCTTTGCCTTTTCAATACTCTTATAGTAAGCATTAAAAATATCTGTTGTTTTAGTCCCTGCAAGAACATTACTCCCTATTTTTATCGTAATAGGACGTTCTGTATTTTCCCTTATTGTGACACAAGGTTTTTTTAAAGCTGTTGTCTCTTCCTGCAAACCACCGCTGTCCGTCAAAACAACCTCTGAGTCCTTCCAAAGAAAAAGAGATTCCTTAAATGATAGCGGCGGCAGCATAATTATACTATCAGAAAGCTTTATATCCAATTGGCCAATCATTTTTTTTGTTCTCGGATGTACAGGAAAGAATATTGGCCTGTCTTTAGCTATTTTATTGAGTGCAGTTACTATGCCTTGAAAAACGTCGTGATTGTCAACATTTGACGGTCTGTGGAGCGTTAAAAAAGCAAATTGACTGTACCTTTTTTTCAATGGATAGGTTGAAAAATGCTGTTCCGATTTGTTTTTGAATTCATCAAGCTGATATAATAGATTGTCAATCATTACATTGCCAACATTATATATGGTGTTCGGTTCTTTCCCTTCCCGGAGAAGATTTTGTGCACCACTTTCTTCAGTAACAAAAAAATAATCTGTAATACTGTCTGTTACCATCCGGTTAATCTCTTCCGGCATAGCAAGATCAAAGCTCCGCAAACCTGCTTCTATATGGGCAACCTTAATCCACAGCTTCTTTGCCACGATGCTGCAAGCCAGCGTAGAGTTTACATCACCTACTACCATTACCAGATCAGGTTTTTCCTCCTCACACACCTTTTCGAAGGCAGTCATGATTTTCGCTGTTTGCACCGCATGGCTGCCCGATCCTGCCTCAAGATGGTAAGAAGGCACCGGAATTTCGAGTTCATCAAAAAAAGCCTGCGACATCTCATGATCATAATGCTGCCCAGTGTGCACTATCTTGCACTCTACCTCTGGGTGCTTTAGCGATGCTCTGTAAATTGGAGCAATTTTCATAAAATTAGGTCGTGCCCCTGCAATAAGAAAAACTTTCATATTCTCACTTCCTTTATTTTCATCTGAGTGAAGTAATTAGTTTCTAATTAAGCATTAAACATTCAAAACTCAACATTGCTTTACCCGTGCGTGCTCCAGCTATAAGAAAAACTTTCATATTCCTTTACCCCTGTATTCATGCATTAAATCAGTTAGTTATTTAATTAAGCATTAAACATTCAAAACTCAACATTGCTTTTTAGCTGTGCCCTCCGTCAGCGGTATGATCTCCGTGAACACCCAGTAATGTATTCAGATATTTTTCAGCGAGTAATTCACG
This genomic window from Pseudomonadota bacterium contains:
- a CDS encoding outer membrane beta-barrel protein encodes the protein MAKNNIVVRYYASVTILLLFFILSGSASAGELRLVPSLALKQEYNDNIFFSYSTQRSEHDLISTITPQIEIARKTERIETSFLGKIDQRYYASNTELNAIDQTYRGNLQYALTPRISVGGQGGYIRDSSPDRDVLTTGLIMSTATRNRQNYGFSGNYTISEKTSANLTYNYSKDSWDSAKYTDTETNSLNLGFIHDLSAFFRETKSQANFGFSHYISTGMSVDSYMGTIGISSQLNKLWSISIDGGMRYTHSQYNVLMGKVVFPFIVTWTEEINTYGTAGTGTISLNYKGEKTSATFSLMRDLQTASGQIGTVERTSFSISATKRFTYELSGGFNASYFKNKSSDNELSATQQTDTETFNISSSLRYEFSKDISIESSYTYTKVYNNMYRMDADRNIFMIRLYAQHKLFE
- a CDS encoding type II toxin-antitoxin system VapB family antitoxin, encoding MRTNIILDDDLVDEALRISKIKTKKDLINKALLEFVENRKHLNLLDIAGKITFIQDYDYKSMREGK
- a CDS encoding polysaccharide biosynthesis/export family protein, giving the protein MQHGRYTFILSLLALFFISSCSTSQKAIVINTPKTTDTQTIIETSGNHENIASQKANTAVIINPADTGDTKQEVDVSSNKDVEEKQEALEDEKETVVEDIKTTAVSDKTAAEPAKTGISYIIGAGDLLEISAWRDDALTKTLIVLPDGKISFPLIGQIIAAGKTIDQLKQEMTEKISPYVPEPVVSIEVKQANSMLIYVIGRVNNPGRFPVNAYVNVLQALSIAGGLNPFAKSNKIKIFRTDGDKTHIFKFRYDDVADGNKLEQNIQIKNGDVIVVP
- a CDS encoding tetratricopeptide repeat protein, which codes for MIRLYSLKKQFTIIFLFFLIPIMIAGCGGPEQKKMKFLNKGKALYEKGDYTKAGLEFKNAIQIDTKFAEAYYMLGMVSLKKGNLKGAFGGFMKTVELDAHHIKAQTQLGKLFVAVGQPDKAMEKVDIVLKEDGKNEDALLLKAAVMLSKKDMSGAKQFIEGLIKDGIKKPDVFLMLASTDIATQDFNSAEKSLKSGIEANPKATMLYIGLIDIYVKNKRLEDAIKMAEKVIEIEPNNGRHKLMLADLYWNSKHEEKALEILNKLVSADKKNEDSWLQMASFYIVKKKFEDAEKKLIEGLTYNQKSFKLRFALSELYVNFNMLDKALTTLKECLKLEKDSKNPDIIKTKNALATIYLTKNEIGEANKYVDEIIKDSPKNVEAHFTKGSILLQQGDGVKAIPEFRTVVTEKPQFISGYIRLADAHASNKEWNLSIDTLQNALRIDPKSRDVQRALGKIYIMQKDYKNAEAHLIKLTQNFADDLEIKADLGDLYRAMKEFKKAENVFQDIKRRNNKALLGYVKLSELYISQGRWDTAISELEQANRLDPNSPTLFSWLIQAYVEQKKHNVAISLCQDRIKVNPGDAFSYNLLGQIYSTQKDYKKAEESFQKAIEYQPVWSAPYNNLARVYLAQGKSETAIKKFEESLKANPNNITAYMVLGQLFVQSRDYKKAIEIYEKVLEKRPNLWPAANDLAFLLSEHGKSKKDLDKALTLVENANKQHPDDPAILDTIGWVYYMKGDVNKAAEIIGKAISKNPDNPTINYHMGMVMYKLKKPDEAKEKLNKAVNAKEDFQGKEEARKILGKL
- a CDS encoding PIN domain nuclease, whose amino-acid sequence is MILIDTSVLIDFFKGIKNNSSMKLETILKQGIPFGINPYIFQEILQGASSEKEFILLYDYLSTQKIYHLKHPIDSFSQAARIYMTCRRNGVTVKSTIDCLIAQTVLEHELMLLHNDNDFIAMSKFIPLKFY
- a CDS encoding Wzz/FepE/Etk N-terminal domain-containing protein; amino-acid sequence: MNNISMDVGDYVKIVKKRKWSLIIPLLACSIISVIVAVVLPPIYRSEATILIEEQEIPRELVMATVTSYAEQRLQTINQRVMSSTKLLEIINRFNLYPEEKKKWTIEEVVDQMRKDIILKPISAEVVDRRTGRPTSATIAFTVSYDGKIPEQVLMVANVISSFYLEENLKTREKQTAGASKFLGDEADVLQEQLTKHDADIASFKEKHTNTLPELLGINLQTLDRIDREIDQLKDQLKTLREKEGYLQTQLASIPSDASTQDKNLLRELRARLADLTSRASDKHPDVIKIKATIAKIEERQKNAIKDNSGTTQRMPSLVDMDQADNPAYVTLASQLAGTVSEIDSAKRQIEELQRKKDDYQHRVESTAKVEETSKGLMVERNNIQIKYDDLIKKTMEAKVAQGLEKEQMGEKFTIIDPPRLPEKPIKPKIPVIILIGVFLGIGSGVGTISMKEYMDHSVGSERELSGIIPIPVLASIPEIITKSDILQQKRRKKIIIISVTASVIIAVLIFHFFIMDLDVFWARLSRKL